A stretch of the Mycobacterium sp. ITM-2016-00317 genome encodes the following:
- a CDS encoding PadR family transcriptional regulator translates to MNIPFTPPGGPFQGPFQGSHGGPHGGQGLGFGRVDPRVLHGRRRQSRREFRDHVREHRGDAGFGPGGFGPGGFGPGGFGPGGFGPGFGPGGFGRGFGPGGFGPGGPGGRRGGPRRGGRGRRGDVRAAILTLLTDRPMHGYEMIQEINERSQQLWKPSPGSIYPTLQLLVDEGLLTATETGGSKKLFELTDEGREAAAKIETAPWKTITEDADPGAMDLRHAAGQLMGAIAQSAHAATPEQQQRILDIVNTARREIYHVLGED, encoded by the coding sequence ATGAACATCCCCTTCACCCCACCCGGCGGCCCGTTCCAGGGCCCTTTCCAGGGCTCTCACGGAGGCCCTCACGGAGGCCAGGGTCTCGGCTTCGGCCGGGTCGATCCCCGCGTCCTGCACGGACGTCGCCGCCAGTCCCGTCGCGAGTTCCGTGACCACGTCCGCGAGCATCGCGGCGACGCAGGGTTCGGCCCCGGCGGTTTCGGCCCCGGCGGTTTCGGCCCCGGCGGTTTCGGCCCCGGCGGTTTCGGACCCGGCTTCGGCCCCGGCGGTTTCGGTCGCGGGTTCGGCCCGGGCGGTTTCGGCCCGGGCGGCCCCGGCGGCCGGCGCGGCGGACCCCGACGCGGTGGCCGCGGCAGGCGCGGCGACGTGCGCGCGGCGATCCTGACGCTGCTCACCGACCGGCCCATGCACGGCTACGAGATGATCCAGGAGATCAACGAGCGCAGCCAGCAGCTGTGGAAGCCCAGCCCCGGCTCGATCTACCCGACCCTGCAGCTGCTGGTCGACGAAGGCCTGCTCACGGCCACCGAGACCGGCGGCAGCAAGAAGCTGTTCGAGCTCACCGACGAGGGTCGCGAGGCCGCGGCGAAGATCGAGACGGCGCCCTGGAAGACCATCACCGAGGACGCAGATCCCGGTGCGATGGATCTGCGCCACGCCGCCGGCCAGCTGATGGGCGCCATCGCACAGTCGGCGCACGCGGCCACGCCGGAACAGCAGCAACGCATCCTCGACATCGTCAACACCGCCCGCCGCGAGATCTACCACGTCCTCGGCGAGGACTGA
- a CDS encoding GntR family transcriptional regulator, producing MPDRRHSAALFKAVVGRGRTPAPNIVDELRRVILDGAVPPGTPIPVSEVADLFGVSHIPVRESLKTLTGEGLVQHRPNAGYAVAQLTASELAEMYLVRETLESAAMAAAVHKATAADRAHLTETHDNMAQALKFDDAQAYHRYSRQFHMALSRPSRMLRLVRMLENAWNITEPVQLMVHVGRDQRTVLHEDHRVMLDAFLAGDAEGLLAAAATHNNRLNGVVASLPADTGLVIDGA from the coding sequence ATGCCTGATCGCCGACATTCCGCGGCGCTGTTCAAGGCGGTGGTCGGCCGCGGCAGGACGCCCGCGCCGAACATCGTCGACGAACTACGTCGGGTGATCCTCGACGGGGCCGTCCCGCCCGGCACCCCGATCCCGGTGAGCGAGGTCGCCGATCTGTTCGGAGTGAGCCACATCCCGGTCCGGGAGAGCCTGAAAACGCTGACCGGGGAAGGACTGGTGCAGCACCGGCCGAATGCCGGCTACGCCGTCGCGCAACTGACCGCCAGCGAACTCGCCGAGATGTATCTGGTGCGGGAGACGCTCGAATCGGCTGCGATGGCCGCCGCCGTACACAAGGCCACCGCCGCCGACCGGGCCCACCTGACCGAGACGCACGACAACATGGCGCAGGCACTGAAATTCGACGACGCGCAGGCCTATCACCGGTACAGCAGGCAGTTCCACATGGCGCTGAGCCGCCCGTCCCGCATGCTGAGGCTGGTGCGCATGCTCGAAAACGCCTGGAACATCACCGAACCCGTGCAGCTGATGGTGCACGTGGGCCGAGATCAGCGCACGGTGCTGCACGAGGACCACCGCGTGATGCTCGACGCGTTCCTGGCCGGCGACGCCGAGGGGTTGTTGGCCGCCGCGGCGACGCACAACAACCGACTCAACGGGGTGGTGGCGTCACTGCCGGCCGACACCGGGCTGGTGATCGACGGCGCCTGA
- a CDS encoding SDR family NAD(P)-dependent oxidoreductase, whose amino-acid sequence MSYPTAAPATWFVTGTSRGLGAELVRQLLSRGDNVAATTRSVDRLHAALSGVDTERLLALEVDLADAAAVRAAVDGTVDRFGGLDVVVNNAGYGFIGAVEETTDAEARQLFDVQLFGAWNVLRASIPHLRAARSGHIVNVSSILGLTAMPGWALYCAGKFALNGLSEALAAEVADFGVKVTIVEPGYFRTDFLTSDSLTLPTAAGDAYPAIRQMTEQHLQLQGSQLGDPARGAEAIIDVVVRGDGPLHQLLGSDAIALAQAEIDTLTNDVKAGRDLALTTDHR is encoded by the coding sequence ATGTCCTACCCCACCGCCGCCCCGGCCACCTGGTTCGTCACCGGCACGTCCCGCGGCCTCGGCGCCGAACTCGTCCGGCAGCTGCTGTCGCGCGGCGACAACGTCGCGGCGACCACCCGCTCGGTCGACCGGCTGCACGCCGCGCTGTCCGGCGTGGACACCGAACGGCTGCTGGCACTGGAGGTCGATCTCGCCGATGCCGCGGCGGTCCGCGCGGCGGTCGACGGCACCGTGGACCGGTTCGGCGGCCTGGACGTGGTGGTGAACAACGCCGGTTACGGCTTCATCGGCGCGGTCGAGGAGACCACCGACGCCGAGGCGCGTCAGCTGTTCGACGTGCAGCTGTTCGGCGCCTGGAATGTACTGCGCGCCAGTATCCCCCATCTGCGGGCCGCACGCAGCGGGCACATCGTCAACGTGTCGTCGATCCTCGGGCTGACCGCGATGCCCGGGTGGGCACTGTACTGCGCGGGCAAGTTCGCGCTCAACGGGCTGAGCGAGGCGCTGGCCGCAGAGGTGGCCGACTTCGGCGTCAAGGTGACGATCGTCGAGCCCGGCTACTTCCGGACCGACTTCCTGACCTCCGATTCACTGACCCTGCCCACCGCGGCCGGCGATGCCTACCCGGCGATCCGGCAGATGACCGAGCAGCACCTGCAGCTGCAGGGCAGCCAGCTCGGCGACCCGGCCAGGGGTGCCGAGGCCATCATCGACGTCGTGGTGCGCGGTGACGGCCCACTGCATCAGCTGCTGGGGTCAGATGCAATCGCGCTCGCGCAGGCCGAGATCGACACGCTGACCAACGACGTGAAAGCCGGCCGCGACCTCGCGCTGACCACCGACCACCGGTAG
- a CDS encoding oxidoreductase, giving the protein MDTFPLGPHTVGRVGFGAMQLPGPGVFGPPRDHDQAVAVLRRALELGIDHIDTAQIYGPDVANELIREALHPYPDGLALVSKVGGKRDEQGNWLPAQEPDDLRAQIEENLRTLDTDRLAAVNLRLFGEDGSAADTVDRELFDRQLSTMIQARDEGLIDGIGLSNIGAEHLRTALERTEIVCVQNAYNLLDRTSQPVLDLCSEHGIAFVPFFPLGSGFVADNPVLNHPAVVREAQTLGRTPAQVVLAWTLSVAPNVLLIPGTSSVAHLEENTAVRDITLDEQTKRELDGAATAHTS; this is encoded by the coding sequence ATGGACACCTTTCCCCTCGGCCCGCACACGGTCGGACGCGTCGGTTTCGGCGCAATGCAACTGCCGGGCCCCGGCGTCTTCGGGCCGCCCCGCGATCATGACCAAGCCGTGGCCGTGCTCAGGCGCGCGCTCGAGCTGGGCATCGACCACATCGACACCGCGCAGATCTACGGCCCCGACGTCGCCAACGAACTGATCCGCGAGGCGCTGCACCCCTACCCCGACGGTCTCGCGCTGGTGAGCAAGGTCGGCGGCAAGCGTGACGAGCAGGGAAACTGGCTGCCCGCGCAGGAACCCGACGACCTGCGTGCCCAGATCGAAGAGAATCTCCGCACGCTGGACACCGACCGGTTGGCGGCGGTGAACCTGCGGCTGTTCGGTGAGGACGGGTCGGCCGCCGACACCGTGGACCGCGAACTGTTCGACCGCCAACTGTCGACGATGATCCAGGCCCGCGACGAGGGTCTGATCGACGGCATCGGGCTGAGCAACATCGGCGCCGAGCATCTGCGAACAGCGTTGGAACGCACCGAGATCGTGTGCGTGCAAAACGCGTACAACCTGCTGGACCGGACATCGCAGCCGGTGCTGGACCTGTGCTCGGAGCACGGCATCGCGTTCGTGCCGTTCTTCCCGCTCGGTTCGGGTTTCGTGGCCGACAACCCGGTGCTCAACCACCCGGCCGTGGTCCGGGAGGCGCAGACGCTCGGCCGCACCCCGGCCCAGGTCGTGCTGGCGTGGACGCTGTCGGTGGCGCCGAACGTGCTGTTGATCCCGGGGACGTCGTCGGTGGCCCATCTGGAGGAGAACACCGCCGTGCGCGACATCACGCTGGACGAGCAGACCAAGCGCGAGCTGGACGGGGCGGCGACCGCCCACACCAGCTGA
- a CDS encoding RDD family protein, with the protein MVGQQQPVVTGDAVVLDVQIAQLPVRALSALIDVTVVSVVYVLGVILWAVTLSQFDPAFSGAVLIIFTVLALVGYPTIFETATRGKTLGKMALGLRVVSEDGSPERFRQALFRALAGAIELWMLTGGPAVLCSMLSPKGKRIGDIFAGTVVISERAPRQAPPPMMPPQLAWWASTLQLSGLHPAQAEMARQFLSRAKQLDPRVRDEMAYRIATDVVAQISPPPPPGTPPEPVLAAVLAERHRRELERLQQGSQPAPVWTAPPQWPAAPPVSPPPPQPGGFAPPS; encoded by the coding sequence ATGGTCGGCCAGCAACAACCCGTCGTGACCGGAGACGCGGTCGTACTCGACGTTCAGATCGCGCAACTGCCGGTCCGCGCCCTGTCGGCGCTGATCGACGTCACGGTCGTGTCCGTCGTCTACGTCCTCGGCGTCATCCTGTGGGCGGTGACGCTGTCGCAGTTCGACCCGGCGTTCTCCGGCGCGGTGCTGATCATCTTCACGGTGCTGGCGCTGGTGGGCTATCCGACGATCTTCGAGACCGCCACCCGCGGCAAGACCCTGGGCAAGATGGCGCTGGGCCTACGGGTGGTCTCCGAGGACGGCAGCCCTGAACGGTTCCGTCAGGCACTGTTCCGCGCACTGGCCGGGGCGATCGAGTTGTGGATGCTCACCGGCGGGCCTGCGGTGCTGTGCAGCATGCTGTCGCCGAAGGGCAAGCGCATCGGCGACATCTTCGCCGGCACGGTCGTGATCAGCGAACGCGCGCCCCGGCAGGCCCCGCCGCCGATGATGCCGCCGCAGCTGGCGTGGTGGGCGTCGACGCTGCAGCTGTCCGGGCTGCATCCGGCACAGGCCGAGATGGCGCGCCAGTTCCTTTCGCGCGCAAAGCAGTTGGATCCGCGGGTGCGCGACGAGATGGCGTACCGGATCGCCACCGACGTGGTCGCGCAGATCTCTCCGCCCCCGCCGCCCGGCACGCCGCCGGAGCCGGTGCTGGCCGCGGTGCTGGCCGAGCGGCACCGTCGCGAACTGGAGCGACTGCAGCAGGGAAGCCAGCCCGCGCCGGTCTGGACCGCCCCGCCGCAGTGGCCTGCGGCCCCGCCGGTGTCCCCGCCGCCGCCACAGCCGGGCGGATTCGCGCCGCCGTCGTAG
- a CDS encoding helix-turn-helix transcriptional regulator — protein sequence MAGANRELADFLKRSRSAVDPDRAGLPADGRVRRVPGLRREEVALLAGVSTDYYTRLEQGRRITPSDAVLDGIARALDLDATGRAHLGHLVGAPSGQRKTSRPVQRVRPGLYQLLDSLDGAPAMILGRRTDVLATNRAARVLFADFDAMPPRERNYARWMFTSEQARNLFADWEVQARTAVENLRLDVGADPTDPAAGELVAELSVVSAQFRTWWSEHRVFQRTYGTKRLRHAVVGELTVDYETFTMPGDADQVLFVYTTEAGSPSRDALNLLLSWSATPSVDAE from the coding sequence ATGGCCGGTGCCAACCGCGAACTCGCCGATTTCCTCAAACGCTCACGCAGCGCCGTCGACCCGGACCGGGCCGGACTGCCCGCCGACGGACGGGTGCGCCGGGTGCCGGGACTGCGGCGCGAGGAGGTCGCGCTGCTGGCCGGCGTCTCGACCGACTACTACACGCGGCTGGAGCAGGGCCGCCGGATCACCCCGTCCGACGCCGTGCTCGACGGGATCGCCCGCGCGCTGGACCTGGACGCCACCGGGCGCGCACACCTGGGCCACCTGGTCGGTGCGCCGTCCGGACAGCGCAAGACGTCGCGACCGGTGCAGCGGGTCAGGCCCGGGCTGTACCAACTGCTCGACTCACTCGACGGAGCGCCGGCGATGATCCTGGGCCGTCGCACCGACGTGCTGGCCACCAACCGCGCCGCCCGGGTGCTGTTCGCCGACTTCGATGCGATGCCGCCGCGCGAACGTAACTACGCACGCTGGATGTTCACCTCGGAGCAGGCGCGAAACCTGTTCGCAGACTGGGAGGTTCAGGCGCGAACCGCTGTCGAGAACCTGCGCCTGGACGTCGGCGCCGACCCCACCGACCCGGCCGCCGGTGAACTCGTCGCCGAACTGTCGGTCGTCAGCGCGCAATTCCGGACCTGGTGGTCCGAACATCGGGTCTTCCAACGGACTTACGGCACCAAGCGGCTACGGCATGCCGTCGTCGGTGAGCTGACTGTCGACTACGAGACGTTCACGATGCCCGGCGACGCGGACCAGGTGCTGTTCGTCTACACCACCGAGGCGGGTAGCCCGTCCAGGGATGCGCTGAACCTGCTGCTCAGCTGGAGCGCCACCCCGTCCGTCGACGCCGAGTGA
- a CDS encoding NCS1 family nucleobase:cation symporter-1, translating to MTDIRDLPPGARVGADDMVEASGHPVGGGLIKPGYDPRLTNEDLAPLVKQRWTSYNIFAFWMSDVHSVGGYVTAGSLFALGLASWQVLIALLVGIVIVNIFCNLVAKPSQQTGVPYPVVCRSSFGVLGANIPAIIRGLIAVAWYGIQTYLASAALDVVLLKLFPGLMPYAEVENYGFAGLSLLGWGSFLLLWVVQACVFWRGMESIRKFIDFCGPAVYVVMFILCGYLLYRSGWHVSLTLGGEKNGNTLAIMLGAIALVVSYFSGPMLNFGDFSRYGKSFEAVKRGNFLGLPVNFLLFSLLVVMTAAATVPVFGELLTDPVETVARIDNTMAIVLGALTFSIATVGINIVANFISPAFDFSNVSPQKISWRMGGMIAAVGSVLITPWNLYSNPEVIHYTLETLGAFIGPLFGVLIADYYLVRKQKIVVDDLFTMSPKANYWYAKGYNPVAVAATLVGATLAVIPVLLGGSVTGMSAAAQYSWFIGCGVGFALYYLLATRGPWRMSPLRDAVADTAPEPVA from the coding sequence ATGACAGACATCCGAGATCTGCCCCCGGGCGCCCGCGTCGGCGCCGACGACATGGTCGAAGCCTCCGGACATCCTGTCGGTGGAGGCCTCATCAAGCCCGGCTACGACCCCCGGCTGACCAACGAGGATCTGGCGCCGCTGGTCAAGCAGCGCTGGACGTCGTACAACATCTTCGCGTTCTGGATGTCCGACGTGCACAGCGTCGGCGGTTACGTGACCGCGGGCAGTCTGTTCGCGCTCGGCCTGGCCAGCTGGCAGGTGCTGATCGCGCTGCTGGTCGGCATCGTGATCGTGAACATCTTCTGCAATCTGGTGGCCAAGCCCAGCCAGCAGACCGGCGTGCCCTACCCGGTGGTGTGCCGCAGCTCGTTCGGCGTGCTGGGCGCCAACATCCCGGCGATCATCCGCGGTCTGATCGCGGTGGCGTGGTACGGCATCCAGACCTACCTGGCCTCGGCGGCCCTGGATGTGGTGCTGCTCAAGCTGTTTCCCGGCCTGATGCCCTACGCGGAGGTGGAGAACTACGGGTTCGCCGGCCTGTCCCTGCTCGGCTGGGGCAGTTTCCTGCTGCTGTGGGTGGTGCAGGCGTGCGTGTTCTGGCGTGGCATGGAGTCGATCCGCAAGTTCATCGACTTCTGCGGACCGGCCGTCTACGTCGTGATGTTCATCCTCTGCGGATACCTGCTGTACCGCTCCGGCTGGCACGTCAGCCTGACCCTCGGCGGCGAGAAGAACGGCAACACGCTGGCGATCATGCTCGGCGCGATCGCGCTGGTCGTCTCGTACTTCTCCGGCCCGATGCTGAACTTCGGCGACTTCTCGCGCTACGGCAAGTCTTTCGAGGCGGTCAAGCGGGGTAACTTCCTCGGGCTTCCGGTGAACTTCCTGCTGTTCTCGCTGCTGGTGGTGATGACCGCCGCCGCGACGGTGCCGGTGTTCGGCGAACTGCTCACCGACCCGGTCGAGACGGTGGCCCGCATCGACAACACGATGGCAATCGTGCTGGGCGCGTTGACGTTCAGCATCGCCACCGTCGGCATCAACATCGTCGCGAACTTCATCTCGCCGGCGTTCGACTTCTCCAATGTCAGCCCGCAGAAGATCAGCTGGCGGATGGGCGGCATGATCGCCGCGGTCGGCTCGGTGCTGATCACCCCGTGGAACCTGTACAGCAACCCGGAGGTCATCCACTACACGCTGGAGACCCTGGGCGCGTTCATCGGCCCGCTGTTCGGTGTGCTGATCGCCGACTACTACCTGGTGCGCAAGCAGAAGATCGTGGTGGACGACCTGTTCACGATGAGCCCGAAGGCCAACTACTGGTACGCCAAGGGCTACAACCCGGTCGCGGTCGCGGCGACTCTCGTCGGCGCGACGCTCGCGGTGATTCCGGTACTGCTCGGGGGGTCAGTCACCGGCATGTCCGCGGCGGCGCAGTACAGCTGGTTCATCGGGTGCGGCGTCGGGTTCGCCCTGTACTACCTGCTGGCAACCCGCGGGCCGTGGCGGATGTCGCCGCTGCGGGACGCGGTGGCCGACACCGCTCCCGAACCCGTGGCCTGA
- a CDS encoding peptide chain release factor 3, with protein sequence MTNSTATGPRSDLVSTEARRRRTFAVISHPDAGKSTLTEALVLHAKAITEAGAIHGKAGRRATVSDWMEMEKARGISITSTAMQFPYTTQAGDTCVINLLDTPGHADFSEDTYRVLTAVDSAVMLIDAAKGLEPQTLKLFQVCRHRRIPIITVVNKWDRPGRHALELMDEIQSRIGLRPTPLTWPVGIAGDFKGVLDRRTGKFIRFTRTAGGATAAPEEHIDPDRAHDAAGVDWDNAIEESELLSADGADFDAETFLDCTSTPVLFTSAALNFGVNQLLDVLAQLAPSPSGQVDVDGNRREAAAPFSAFVFKVQAGMDSAHRDRIAYARVCSGTFERGDVLTHATTGKPFVTKYAQSVFGQQRSTLDTAWPGDVIGLANAASLRPGDTLYQDVAVQYPPIPSFSPEHFSVARGTDPSKHKQFRKGIEQLDQEGVVQVLRSDRRGEQAPVLAAVGPMQFEVASHRMAGEFGAPIALESLPYTVARICDPEDAEALQKMAAVEVFTRSDGVLLAVFSTKWRLETVQRENPAMQLRELVAAGQ encoded by the coding sequence ATGACGAATTCCACCGCGACGGGGCCTCGATCCGACCTCGTCTCGACCGAGGCGCGACGCCGCAGAACGTTCGCAGTGATCAGCCACCCCGACGCCGGCAAGTCCACCCTGACCGAGGCCCTGGTTCTGCATGCCAAGGCGATCACCGAGGCCGGCGCCATCCACGGCAAAGCCGGCCGCAGGGCCACGGTGTCGGACTGGATGGAGATGGAGAAGGCCCGCGGCATCTCCATCACCTCGACGGCCATGCAGTTCCCGTACACCACGCAGGCCGGCGACACCTGCGTCATCAACCTGCTCGACACCCCCGGGCACGCGGACTTCTCCGAGGACACCTACCGGGTGCTGACCGCCGTGGACTCGGCGGTGATGCTGATCGACGCCGCCAAGGGTCTCGAGCCGCAGACACTGAAGCTCTTCCAGGTCTGTCGCCACCGCCGGATCCCGATCATCACGGTGGTCAACAAGTGGGATCGCCCCGGCCGGCACGCGCTGGAGTTGATGGACGAGATCCAGTCGCGGATCGGGCTGCGGCCCACGCCGCTGACGTGGCCGGTCGGCATCGCGGGTGACTTCAAGGGGGTGCTGGACCGGCGTACCGGCAAGTTCATCCGCTTCACCCGCACCGCAGGCGGTGCCACCGCGGCTCCTGAGGAGCACATCGACCCGGACAGGGCGCATGACGCGGCGGGTGTCGACTGGGACAACGCGATCGAGGAGTCCGAGCTGCTCAGCGCCGACGGTGCCGACTTCGATGCCGAGACGTTCCTCGACTGCACCTCGACGCCGGTGCTGTTCACCTCTGCGGCACTGAATTTCGGTGTCAACCAGCTCCTCGACGTGCTGGCCCAGCTGGCCCCGTCACCGAGCGGGCAGGTCGACGTCGACGGCAACCGCCGCGAGGCGGCGGCGCCGTTCAGCGCGTTCGTCTTCAAGGTGCAGGCGGGCATGGACTCCGCGCACCGCGACCGGATCGCCTACGCGCGGGTGTGTTCGGGCACCTTCGAGCGCGGTGACGTCCTCACCCACGCCACCACCGGTAAACCGTTCGTCACCAAGTACGCGCAGTCGGTCTTCGGGCAGCAGCGCTCGACGCTGGACACCGCGTGGCCCGGTGACGTGATCGGCCTGGCCAACGCCGCCTCGCTGCGCCCGGGCGACACGCTCTACCAGGACGTCGCGGTGCAGTACCCGCCGATCCCGAGCTTCTCGCCCGAGCACTTCTCCGTCGCGCGCGGCACCGACCCGAGCAAGCACAAGCAGTTCCGCAAGGGCATCGAGCAGCTCGACCAGGAAGGCGTGGTGCAGGTGCTGCGCTCGGACCGGCGCGGCGAGCAGGCCCCGGTCCTGGCCGCCGTCGGGCCGATGCAGTTCGAGGTGGCCAGCCACCGGATGGCCGGCGAGTTCGGCGCCCCGATCGCGCTGGAATCGCTGCCCTACACGGTGGCCCGGATCTGTGATCCCGAGGACGCCGAGGCGCTGCAGAAGATGGCGGCGGTGGAGGTGTTCACCCGCAGCGACGGTGTGCTGCTGGCGGTGTTCTCCACGAAGTGGCGCCTGGAGACCGTGCAGCGGGAGAACCCGGCGATGCAGTTGCGGGAACTGGTCGCCGCCGGTCAGTGA
- a CDS encoding carotenoid oxygenase family protein: protein MTETTSKPTPVDADQVFKVGNYAPVPDELTAFDLPVEGAIPPELEGWYLRNGPNPRQASGHWFTGDGMIHGVRIENGRAAWYRNRWVRTDSFVDPFPLYGPDGTRNLRASVANTNVVNHAGKTLALVESSLPYEITSELETVGAYDYGGKLTDAMTAHPKICPVTGELHFFGYGNIFTPHVTYHRADANGELVINRPIDVPALTMMHDFALTANYVVFMDLPIVFDMDIAARGDGQMPYRWDDDYGARFGLLRRDDPFGEVRWFEIDPCYVFHVANAYDTTTADGATLVVQGVRYPELWRNNGGFDADGAMWTWTIDLETGAVRESRLDDRSVEFPRIDDRLATLPARYAVSVGDASLFRHDLRTGAAVEHRFGTESAPGGPGEAVFVPSTSGPADESSGWYVGYVYDPERDGSDLVILDASDFAGPPVARIKLPQRVPYGFHGNWIAG, encoded by the coding sequence ATGACCGAGACCACCTCAAAGCCCACCCCGGTCGACGCCGACCAGGTCTTCAAGGTCGGCAACTACGCGCCGGTGCCCGACGAGCTGACCGCGTTCGACCTGCCGGTGGAGGGAGCGATTCCCCCCGAGCTGGAGGGCTGGTACCTGCGCAACGGCCCGAACCCGCGGCAGGCGAGCGGGCACTGGTTCACCGGCGACGGCATGATTCACGGCGTCCGGATCGAGAACGGCCGCGCCGCCTGGTACCGCAACCGCTGGGTACGCACGGACAGCTTCGTCGATCCGTTCCCGCTGTACGGCCCGGACGGCACCCGCAACCTGCGCGCCAGCGTCGCCAACACGAACGTCGTCAACCACGCCGGCAAGACCCTGGCGCTGGTGGAATCGTCGCTGCCCTACGAGATCACCAGCGAGCTGGAGACCGTCGGCGCCTACGATTACGGCGGCAAGCTCACCGACGCGATGACCGCGCATCCGAAGATCTGCCCCGTCACCGGCGAGCTGCACTTCTTCGGCTACGGCAACATCTTCACCCCGCACGTCACCTACCACCGCGCAGATGCCAACGGCGAGTTGGTGATCAACCGTCCCATCGACGTGCCGGCGCTGACGATGATGCACGACTTCGCGCTGACCGCGAACTACGTGGTGTTCATGGACCTGCCGATCGTGTTCGACATGGACATCGCGGCGCGCGGAGACGGACAGATGCCCTACCGCTGGGACGACGACTACGGCGCCCGCTTCGGACTGCTGCGCCGCGACGACCCGTTCGGCGAGGTGCGCTGGTTCGAGATCGACCCCTGCTACGTCTTCCATGTCGCCAACGCCTACGACACGACGACGGCCGACGGCGCCACGCTCGTGGTGCAGGGTGTCCGCTATCCCGAATTATGGCGTAACAACGGCGGATTCGACGCCGACGGCGCGATGTGGACCTGGACGATCGACCTGGAGACCGGTGCGGTGCGCGAAAGCCGGCTCGACGACCGCTCCGTGGAGTTCCCCCGGATCGACGACCGGCTGGCCACCCTGCCCGCCCGTTACGCGGTGTCCGTCGGTGATGCGAGCCTGTTCCGCCACGACCTGCGCACCGGCGCCGCGGTAGAGCACCGGTTCGGCACCGAGAGCGCTCCGGGCGGACCCGGAGAGGCGGTCTTCGTGCCGTCGACCTCAGGGCCGGCCGACGAGAGCAGCGGGTGGTACGTGGGCTACGTGTACGACCCCGAGCGCGACGGCAGCGATCTCGTCATCCTCGACGCCTCCGACTTCGCCGGTCCTCCGGTCGCGAGGATCAAGCTGCCGCAACGCGTTCCCTACGGCTTCCACGGCAACTGGATCGCCGGATAG
- a CDS encoding PadR family transcriptional regulator, which yields MSLRIAALGLLAEGPASGYDLLKQFENSMANVWPATQSQLYSELNKLAAAGLIEVCAVGPRGRKEYQITDAGRAELQRWVTSPQDDPPFRSAALLRVFLLGLIPPEQARAHLHVMAEHAEAEIRRLTALRDSLTAGQPTGSADGDFFGLAALEYGLRLHAMQAQWARSVIDRMPD from the coding sequence ATGAGCCTTCGGATAGCCGCCCTCGGCCTGCTGGCCGAGGGCCCGGCCAGCGGTTACGACCTGCTCAAGCAGTTCGAGAACTCGATGGCCAACGTGTGGCCGGCCACCCAGAGCCAGCTGTACTCCGAGCTCAACAAGCTCGCCGCCGCAGGGCTGATCGAGGTGTGTGCCGTCGGTCCGCGCGGCCGCAAGGAGTACCAGATCACCGATGCGGGCCGCGCCGAACTGCAGCGCTGGGTCACCAGCCCGCAGGACGATCCGCCGTTCCGCAGCGCGGCTCTGCTGCGGGTCTTCCTGCTCGGCCTGATTCCGCCGGAGCAGGCGCGTGCGCATCTGCACGTGATGGCCGAGCACGCCGAGGCCGAGATCCGGCGGCTGACCGCACTGCGGGACTCACTGACGGCAGGACAGCCCACCGGGTCGGCCGACGGGGATTTCTTCGGGCTGGCGGCCCTGGAGTACGGACTGCGACTGCACGCGATGCAGGCGCAATGGGCCAGGTCGGTCATCGATCGCATGCCGGACTGA